The Myxococcales bacterium genomic interval AGGATTGACCGCTACTTCCTGCGGGTGCGGCGCCTGGTCAAGGACTCCATACCCGAAATCGCCGAGGCTTGCTTCGAAACTGTAATTCTGGACACGAACAAGATGCCACAGGACGTAACCCGAGGCATGCAGGTGATTGGAGAACTGATAGAACAATCGAAAAAGGTCGGCCTTTCCGTTTGCATCGTCTGCTCCGCCGAGCTCGCAAAAAGTTTGCGTGCCTTCGAGGAGACAGCGGGGGTCCCCATCTTTCAGACGCTCGCGGAAGCGCGAGCTAGCACGGAGGCCTGACGGTCGCCATGTCGCAAGCACAGCCTGCTGAATCAGGGACGGCTGCCCGCGTAGCCGCTCAACTCGAACAGATCGCTCTTGCCCGCATCGAGCAAGACCGGCTTGCGCTTCCGGCGCTTCCTGCCGTTGCGACGAAGTGTCTCGAGCTTCTGAGAAAGAACGACTTTAGCTCAAAAAAGGTGACGGATCTCATCGAAACGGACCCCATCTTGGCCGTGAGGATCCTACGCACAGCCAATAGCGCAGCGTTCGGCGCCCGGCAACCGATCACCAACATACACCACGCGGTCACCCATCTGGGTGCGAACAAGCTCAAGACTGTGATGATGGAGGCCGCCGCCCGCCCCATCCTCGAATCGCGTGATAGCCGTATCGCGGATGCCACGCGAGGTCTGTGGGAGCACTCAGTGGCCGTTGCGCTGCTGTCTCGCGATCTGGCCGTCGTGGTGGGTGTTGCGGAGCCCGAGGACGCGTACCTTGCAGGACTTCTGCATGACGTTGGCAAGCCCGTGCTGGCCATGCTGCTCCTCGAGGCGGAAAACATGATGGCCAGCCGATCGAGCAAGGAGTGGATCGATTCAACCGTGTGGGTCGAGACCTTGCAGCGCAGCCACCGCAATGTCGGTGTGGCCGTTGCGAAAAAGTGGGCCGTACCCGAGGCGGCCGTCAAAGCCATTGCGGACTGTGGCGACTACGACTCTGGCGAACGAAACTCTGTCGCCAACCTGGTTCGATTCGCCAATGCCGTGGCAAAAAAGATGGGTCTATACGTGGGAAAGACCGACACGGACGATACGGAGACACTCATCATGATTGGGCGGTCGCTCCTCAACATCGAGGATGACCAGCTGGCGCGTTTGGCGACCGGGCTTGCCGATCGGGTCAGAAGTCGCTGAGTTGGCGACGAAGGACGGCGGCCGTGATGCTGCCGTCCTCGATGGGGATGGTGACGAGCGCAAGCGGTCCCATCGCAGCGTAGATCCCAGACTCCCCGGGATTTGGGACATCCGGGATCGATAGGTTGAGGGTCTCGCCCAGCGCAGATTTGAGGTTTCCAGCGATCATGTTGGCGAGCTCGTTGGTAGCGTCTTGAGCATCGGCATCACTGACCTCATCCGCGACGGAGCCGAACATGGAACTCGCCACGCGACGTGCCAGGAGAGGCGAGCACCGGATAGCCACATCTCCCGAGAAGGTTCCGTCCAGATGGACCCGGCTCCGCAGGCAGGCACCCGAAGGCACTGCCGCCGACGGCTCTCCGGCCGTGAGGCCGAACGAGCTGCAAATGAGGGCCACAACGTCGATGAGATGGGTCTCGATAGCGTTTGGATTCATGGCAGGATCACTTCTCGCTCTGATGGTGTCGGAAAACTGTGCTTCGGCCGACTTGCACCCCTGTGAGTGAGTCTGTGACGCCGATGAGGGATTCGGAGGAACCCAGGAACACGCTGCCGTCTCTTCGGAGTTGTCGCGCGAGCCTATCTACGATTGACTTTCGGGTTTCAGGGCTGAAGTAGATGAGGACGTTGCGAATGAAGATGACGTCGAACATTGGGAATGAAGGCCACGCCTCGACGAGGTTGAGGTGCCGCCAGTCGATGGCCGAGCGAAAGTTACTCTTGATGCGCCACTGGGCACCTTCCCGTTGGAAGTGCTTCACGAGCAGGACCGCAGGCAGACCGCGCCCTGCTTCGAGCTGATTGAAGAGGCCCTCGCGCGCCCGTTCAAGTACAGGGGTTGAGATGTCTGTCGCCGTGATCTGAAAGCGCCAATCCGATAGCCCACCGAAATGCTCGTGCAACATCATGGCGATGCTGTAGGGTTCCTGGCCGGTCGAGCAGGCGGCGCACCAGATGTTGATGCGCTTTTCGCTGCGACGCTTCTCCATGAGCTCGGGAAGGATCTGCGTGCGAAGCGTCTCGAAGGGATGAAGGTCGCGGAAAAAGCTCGTCTCGTTCGTGGTCATGGCTTCCACGAGGGAGCGCGCCTCGTTGCCTTCGGGCGAAAGGCGAGACCGTCTGACCAGCTCTGCCATGTCTTCGATGCCCAACTGGCGGGCGATGGGGCCCAACCGGGAGTCCGCGAGGTAGCTTTGGCGTTCGTCGAGCACGATCCCGGTTCTCTTGCGAACGAGCTCGCGGACGAAGTCGAAGTCCGTGCGCAGGAGGCTCATGGCCGTGGCTCCCCGGTGGCCGCTTGCGTGCGGGCCGGCGCGCTGTTCACCGCACGGATCAGCTCGGGTGCGATGTGCTCGAGGGGCAGGATGCGCGAGGCAAGGCCTGCGCGCACGACGGAGCCCGGCATGCCCCACACGGCCGAACTCTTCTCGTCCTGGACCCACACGGAGCCGCCCGTGGCCACCAGGGCGTCCGCGCCCCTGGTTCCGTCCGAACCGAGTCCCGTCATGATGACCGCCAGCACGCCGGCGCCGAGGCTGCGGGCCGCCGTGCGGAGCAGGGGATCCACCGAGGGTCGACATCCGTTTTCAGGTGGGCTCTGATCGAGATGCAGCCTGTGACCCACGTGGGGGTCAGACGACAGGGTGACGTGATGGTCGCCGGGTGCCAGGTAAACCTGACCGTTTTTCAGTGTCTCGGCGTGTTGGGCTTCTCGAACGGGCATGTTGCTTCGCGCCTCGAGCCGCGCGGCCAACATGCGGGTGAACGCTGCAGGCATGTGCTGCACGATCACGACGGGGACCGGATACCCCGCTGGCAGCGCCGGGATCACCTGAGAAAGAGCGGTGGGGCCGCCCGTGGAGACGCCTATCACCACGAGCTGCACCTGCGTGGGAACGTACCGACGCAGGATGGGAAGACCGGCCGGCGTGAAGGGCCGGGGCGACTCGCCCGTGGGACCGTCGCCAAGAGCTGCGGCCCGCGACGACAGGGCGATGATCTTGGGCATGAGAACATCTTTGATGATCGCCTGCACGCCCGACTTGGGCGAGGACGGCGTCAACGCCGTGGGCTTGCATACATAG includes:
- a CDS encoding chemotaxis protein CheX, translating into MNPNAIETHLIDVVALICSSFGLTAGEPSAAVPSGACLRSRVHLDGTFSGDVAIRCSPLLARRVASSMFGSVADEVSDADAQDATNELANMIAGNLKSALGETLNLSIPDVPNPGESGIYAAMGPLALVTIPIEDGSITAAVLRRQLSDF
- a CDS encoding protein-glutamate O-methyltransferase CheR, translating into MSLLRTDFDFVRELVRKRTGIVLDERQSYLADSRLGPIARQLGIEDMAELVRRSRLSPEGNEARSLVEAMTTNETSFFRDLHPFETLRTQILPELMEKRRSEKRINIWCAACSTGQEPYSIAMMLHEHFGGLSDWRFQITATDISTPVLERAREGLFNQLEAGRGLPAVLLVKHFQREGAQWRIKSNFRSAIDWRHLNLVEAWPSFPMFDVIFIRNVLIYFSPETRKSIVDRLARQLRRDGSVFLGSSESLIGVTDSLTGVQVGRSTVFRHHQSEK
- a CDS encoding chemotaxis response regulator protein-glutamate methylesterase, giving the protein MSLRILVVDDSAVVRRVLTDELNTEPAILEVATAVDGAQALQRLTSFPANIIILDLEMPVMDGFGFLRELRRRGVRTPVIVFSTLSERGARATLDALTLGATDYVCKPTALTPSSPKSGVQAIIKDVLMPKIIALSSRAAALGDGPTGESPRPFTPAGLPILRRYVPTQVQLVVIGVSTGGPTALSQVIPALPAGYPVPVVIVQHMPAAFTRMLAARLEARSNMPVREAQHAETLKNGQVYLAPGDHHVTLSSDPHVGHRLHLDQSPPENGCRPSVDPLLRTAARSLGAGVLAVIMTGLGSDGTRGADALVATGGSVWVQDEKSSAVWGMPGSVVRAGLASRILPLEHIAPELIRAVNSAPARTQAATGEPRP
- a CDS encoding HDOD domain-containing protein, yielding MSQAQPAESGTAARVAAQLEQIALARIEQDRLALPALPAVATKCLELLRKNDFSSKKVTDLIETDPILAVRILRTANSAAFGARQPITNIHHAVTHLGANKLKTVMMEAAARPILESRDSRIADATRGLWEHSVAVALLSRDLAVVVGVAEPEDAYLAGLLHDVGKPVLAMLLLEAENMMASRSSKEWIDSTVWVETLQRSHRNVGVAVAKKWAVPEAAVKAIADCGDYDSGERNSVANLVRFANAVAKKMGLYVGKTDTDDTETLIMIGRSLLNIEDDQLARLATGLADRVRSR